A window of the Candidatus Berkelbacteria bacterium genome harbors these coding sequences:
- a CDS encoding AtpZ/AtpI family protein: protein MKRVLFVLSLVSQLGFIIAIPAALLGFGGAYLDKTLGTSPLFILLGIGGALASSSCLVYRYIKQIERFE from the coding sequence ATGAAGCGCGTCCTTTTTGTTTTATCGCTTGTTAGCCAGTTGGGTTTTATCATCGCAATTCCAGCGGCATTGCTGGGTTTTGGCGGCGCTTACTTGGATAAAACCTTGGGTACAAGTCCGCTTTTCATCCTTCTGGGAATAGGCGGAGCGCTTGCCAGTTCGAGTTGCTTGGTCTACCGCTATATCAAACAAATTGAGCGTTTCGAATAA